In the genome of Hydractinia symbiolongicarpus strain clone_291-10 chromosome 5, HSymV2.1, whole genome shotgun sequence, one region contains:
- the LOC130645802 gene encoding transmembrane protein 91-like, which produces MEKNQPTPDYNRMYNDDEFGYPVTNQPYIYPGRSQPMSTMVPVQQPYAETVNIPNYFAISLLSCIFCCWPVGIAAILKSQEVNNALAVNDIPRARKASDAAKKYAIIAFVLGLILIPVVVVTRIMIASQQEQR; this is translated from the exons ATGGAAAAGAATCAACCCACTCCCGACTACAACAGAATGTACAACGATGACGAGTTTGGATATCCTGTGACAAATCAACCCTACATCTATCCTGGACGTTCT CAACCCATGTCTACAATGGTACCAGTTCAACAACCTTATGCAGAAACTGTGAATATACCAAACTATTTTGCTATATCTTTGCTATCttgtatattttgttgttggCCGGTTGGTATTGCTGCTATACTTAAATCCCAGGAG GTTAATAACGCACTTGCTGTCAACGATATTCCACGTGCTCGAAAAGCATCAGACGCTGCTAAGAAATATGCCATCATTGCTTTTGTGCTTGGTTTGATTCTTATACCTGTCGTCGTTGTGACAAGAATAATGATAGCAAGCCAACAAGAACAACGATAG